The window AGATTTAAAAGATTGGCAAAGCTTGGGCTTTGGTGACTATTCTGGCAGTGTAGTTTATAGAAAAATATTTTCGTTTTTTCATGATGACTTTATTAAAAATAAACATCTTTTCCTCTACTGCCCCAATGTAAAGTACTCTGCAAAGGTTTGGTTAAATAAAAGATATCTTGGTGTAAGAGCTTTTTCGCCTTTTATGTGGGATATAACAGAGGCATTGAAAATTGGTGAGAATGAACTTGTGATTGAAGTTCAAAACACCCCTGCAGCAGCTCTACTTGGAACACAAGAACAATTGGAAAAATTAAGAAAAGAGGCAGAGAAGAACTTTTATCTTTCCATTTCTCTGAAATTTGACCTGGAAATGGTCCAATCAGGATTGTTGCCTCCTGTTACTATTGTCTCTTTCGAATAAATATTTTAAAGCTCAATTTTTTGCGCAAATCATTCTTTTTGGGAGAGAGGTGACTGCCTTTGGTTTTGTAAGTCTTTCCTTGTAGCAATATTTAGCTCGCTTTAAAAGTAGAAAAATCTTTGTAGATGTTCAAAAATAAAATAAAAAAATAGGTATTGACACAACAAAAACAAAGTATTAAAATAAAATTAAACCAAAAACAAAATTCAAATCTCAATATTAATACCGACAAAAATAATGGAAGTTTGATGAAAAACAATATTATCAATGGACCAAAAAAGAAGGGAGAGAATGATTTAATGACAGCTACCACTTCTATATGGAAAAGACTGAAAAAAGACAAATGGCTGTATATCTTGGCTCTACCGGGTATTTTGTACTTTATCATTTTTAGGTACATTCCGATGTTTGGTATAGTAGTTGCCTTTCAAGATTTTAATCCGTTTTTAGGGTTCTGGAAAAGTCCGTGGGTAGGTTTTGAGCATTTTAAAACACTTTTCACTGACCCTGATTTTCCGATGCTGTTTAGAAATACACTATTAATTTCATTTTACAATATACTTTTCTATTTCCCTGTACCAATTATTTTGGCGTTACTTATCAACGAGGTGCGAAATCAGGTTTATAAGAGAATTGTTCAGACATGTGTTTATGTTCCTCACTTTGTATCAATGGTGGTCATAGCAAGTATTACATACGTGCTTCTCTCAAGTGAGACAGGGGTTATAAACAATATTCTGTATAGCTTAACGGGCAAAAAAATTGAATTTTTGACAGATCCAAGATGGTTCAGAGCCCTTATAATAATTCAGAGTATATGGAAAGAAGCAGGATGGGGAACAATAATCTTTTTGGCAGCACTCTCAAATGTTGACCCAACATTATATGAGGCTGCTATT is drawn from Caldicellulosiruptor diazotrophicus and contains these coding sequences:
- a CDS encoding ABC transporter permease, with the translated sequence MKNNIINGPKKKGENDLMTATTSIWKRLKKDKWLYILALPGILYFIIFRYIPMFGIVVAFQDFNPFLGFWKSPWVGFEHFKTLFTDPDFPMLFRNTLLISFYNILFYFPVPIILALLINEVRNQVYKRIVQTCVYVPHFVSMVVIASITYVLLSSETGVINNILYSLTGKKIEFLTDPRWFRALIIIQSIWKEAGWGTIIFLAALSNVDPTLYEAAIVDGATRWQQTWHITIPSIMSTVIILFILRLGHLLDTGFEQIFLMKNPINRSVAEVFDTYVYQVGVTQGAYSYSTAVGLFKSVVGLILIQVSNYLSKKFTETSLF